Proteins from one Megalops cyprinoides isolate fMegCyp1 chromosome 11, fMegCyp1.pri, whole genome shotgun sequence genomic window:
- the sts gene encoding steryl-sulfatase isoform X2 translates to MKCAWILYLCQMFLGAYSSSREGKGPNFVLMMVDDLGIGDLGCYGNTTLRTPNIDRLAQEGAKMTQHIAAAPLCTPSRAAFLTGRYAVRSGMASYGRVGVYIMSAVSGGLPTEEITFAQLAKQQGYATALIGKWHLGLNCEKSDDLCHHPNRHGFDHFYGITVTNLRDCQPGHGSIFINVFSHIPYRSIGIGAATLAFLHAFGIIAVSPKLVLNLGLLMVILSALFAGFVFTFPYFNCFLMRNQEIVEQPFLSENLTQRMTYEAVEFLQRNSERPFLLFFSFIQVHTALFASPEFRGRSQHGLYGDAVEEVDWSVGKIMETLDSLGLSENTLVYLTSDQGAHLEEISVRGEVHRGWNGIYRAGKSTNWEGGIRVPGIVRWSQVIPGNKSIDEPTSNMDIFPTVASLAGARIPEDRDPSESTPLTPQTEPEFHTILEVMQQAVARHTRTLTHVPDQLSPGNMLWKPWLQPCCSTLSQLCRCNRDHLGS, encoded by the exons atgaaatgtgcctGGATTCTTTACCTGTGTCAGATGTTTTTAGGAGCTTATAGCTCATCCCGAGAAGGAAAGGGGCCGAATTTTGTTCTTATGATGGTGGATGACCTGGGAATCGGGGATTTAGGATGCTATGGTAACACAACTCTGAG GACACCCAATATTGATCGTTTGGCCCAGGAGGGGGCGAAGATGACCCAGCACATCGcagctgcacccctctgtaCCCCCAGCAGAGCTGCGTTCCTGACCGGCCGTTATGCGGTCAGGTCAG GTATGGCTAGTTATGGCCGAGTGGGTGTTTACATCATGTCTGCTGTTTCTGGCGGTCTCCCTACAGAGGAAATCACATTTGCACAACTCGCCAAGCAGCAAGGCTATGCCACTGCACTCATAG GCAAGTGGCATCTGGGCTTAAACTGTGAGAAGAGTGATGACTTGTGTCACCACCCGAACCGTCACGGGTTTGATCACTTCTACGGCATCACAGTGACCAATCTGCGCGATTGCCAGCCTGGCCACGGCTCCATTTTCATCAACGTTTTCTCACACATCCCCTACAGAAGCATTGGGATTGGTGCAGCCACTCTGGCATTTCTGCATGCTTTTGGGATTATTGCTGTGTCACCAAAACTGGTCCTGAATTTGGGATTGCTTATGGTTATTCTCTCAGCTCTCTTTGCCGGTTTCGTTTTCACGTTCCCGTATTTCAACTGCTTCCTCATGAGAAACCAGGAGATCGTAGAGCAGCCTTTTTTATCTGAGAACTTAACGCAAAGGATGACTTATGAAGCAGTAGAGTTTTTACAAAG GAATTCAGAGAGACCCTTCCTGTTGTTCTTCTCCTTCATTCAAGTGCACACGGCGCTCTTTGCATCCCCAGAGTTCCGGGGGAGGAGCCAGCATGGTCTCTATGGCGATGCAGTGGAGGAGGTGGACTGGAGTGTAG GAAAGATAATGGAGACCTTGGACTCCCTGGGGCTCAGTGAGAACACTCTGGTGTACCTTACCTCAGATCAGGGTGCCCATCTTGAGGAGATCTCCGTCAGAGGGGAAGTGCACAGGGGTTGGAATGGCATCTACAGAG CTGGGAAGTCCACAAACTGGGAGGGAGGGATTCGCGTTCCAGGAATCGTTAGGTGGAGTCAGGTAATACCTGGCAACAAGAGCATAGATGAACCCACTAGCAACATGGACATCTTCCCTACAGTGGCAAGTCTGGCAGGCGCACGCATACCTGAGGACAG AGACCCGTCGGAGAGCACGCCCCTGACACCTCAGACAGAGCCGGAGTTCCACACCATCCTCGAGGTCATGCAGCAGGCAGTGGCTCGGCACACCCGTACCCTGACGCACGTGCCTGACCAGCTGTCCCCGGGAAACATGCTGTGGAAGCCCTGGCTCCAGCCCTGCTGCTCCACCCTGTCCCAGCTGTGCAGGTGTAACAGGGACCACCTCGGCAGCTAG
- the sts gene encoding steryl-sulfatase isoform X1 yields the protein MKCAWILYLCQMFLGAYSSSREGKGPNFVLMMVDDLGIGDLGCYGNTTLRTPNIDRLAQEGAKMTQHIAAAPLCTPSRAAFLTGRYAVRSGMASYGRVGVYIMSAVSGGLPTEEITFAQLAKQQGYATALIGKWHLGLNCEKSDDLCHHPNRHGFDHFYGITVTNLRDCQPGHGSIFINVFSHIPYRSIGIGAATLAFLHAFGIIAVSPKLVLNLGLLMVILSALFAGFVFTFPYFNCFLMRNQEIVEQPFLSENLTQRMTYEAVEFLQRNSERPFLLFFSFIQVHTALFASPEFRGRSQHGLYGDAVEEVDWSVGKIMETLDSLGLSENTLVYLTSDQGAHLEEISVRGEVHRGWNGIYRAGKSTNWEGGIRVPGIVRWSQVIPGNKSIDEPTSNMDIFPTVASLAGARIPEDREIDGRSLMPLLLGEVERSEHEFLFHYCNAYLNAVRWRPSNSKSIWKAFFFTPIFSPENSTTCFHTHACFCTEGYVTYHDPPLLFDLSRDPSESTPLTPQTEPEFHTILEVMQQAVARHTRTLTHVPDQLSPGNMLWKPWLQPCCSTLSQLCRCNRDHLGS from the exons atgaaatgtgcctGGATTCTTTACCTGTGTCAGATGTTTTTAGGAGCTTATAGCTCATCCCGAGAAGGAAAGGGGCCGAATTTTGTTCTTATGATGGTGGATGACCTGGGAATCGGGGATTTAGGATGCTATGGTAACACAACTCTGAG GACACCCAATATTGATCGTTTGGCCCAGGAGGGGGCGAAGATGACCCAGCACATCGcagctgcacccctctgtaCCCCCAGCAGAGCTGCGTTCCTGACCGGCCGTTATGCGGTCAGGTCAG GTATGGCTAGTTATGGCCGAGTGGGTGTTTACATCATGTCTGCTGTTTCTGGCGGTCTCCCTACAGAGGAAATCACATTTGCACAACTCGCCAAGCAGCAAGGCTATGCCACTGCACTCATAG GCAAGTGGCATCTGGGCTTAAACTGTGAGAAGAGTGATGACTTGTGTCACCACCCGAACCGTCACGGGTTTGATCACTTCTACGGCATCACAGTGACCAATCTGCGCGATTGCCAGCCTGGCCACGGCTCCATTTTCATCAACGTTTTCTCACACATCCCCTACAGAAGCATTGGGATTGGTGCAGCCACTCTGGCATTTCTGCATGCTTTTGGGATTATTGCTGTGTCACCAAAACTGGTCCTGAATTTGGGATTGCTTATGGTTATTCTCTCAGCTCTCTTTGCCGGTTTCGTTTTCACGTTCCCGTATTTCAACTGCTTCCTCATGAGAAACCAGGAGATCGTAGAGCAGCCTTTTTTATCTGAGAACTTAACGCAAAGGATGACTTATGAAGCAGTAGAGTTTTTACAAAG GAATTCAGAGAGACCCTTCCTGTTGTTCTTCTCCTTCATTCAAGTGCACACGGCGCTCTTTGCATCCCCAGAGTTCCGGGGGAGGAGCCAGCATGGTCTCTATGGCGATGCAGTGGAGGAGGTGGACTGGAGTGTAG GAAAGATAATGGAGACCTTGGACTCCCTGGGGCTCAGTGAGAACACTCTGGTGTACCTTACCTCAGATCAGGGTGCCCATCTTGAGGAGATCTCCGTCAGAGGGGAAGTGCACAGGGGTTGGAATGGCATCTACAGAG CTGGGAAGTCCACAAACTGGGAGGGAGGGATTCGCGTTCCAGGAATCGTTAGGTGGAGTCAGGTAATACCTGGCAACAAGAGCATAGATGAACCCACTAGCAACATGGACATCTTCCCTACAGTGGCAAGTCTGGCAGGCGCACGCATACCTGAGGACAG AGAGATTGATGGACGCAGCCTCATGCCCCTCCTGCTGGGTGAAGTTGAGCGTTCCGAGCACGAGTTTCTCTTCCACTACTGCAATGCCTACCTAAATGCTGTAAGGTGGAGACCCTCAAACA GTAAATCCATCTGGAAGGCATTTTTCTTCACTCCAATCTTTTCTCCTGAAAATTCGACCACCTGCTTCCATACGCACGCGTGCTTTTGCACAGAGGGCTATGTGACGTACCATGACCCCCCCTTGCTGTTCGACCTCTCCAGAGACCCGTCGGAGAGCACGCCCCTGACACCTCAGACAGAGCCGGAGTTCCACACCATCCTCGAGGTCATGCAGCAGGCAGTGGCTCGGCACACCCGTACCCTGACGCACGTGCCTGACCAGCTGTCCCCGGGAAACATGCTGTGGAAGCCCTGGCTCCAGCCCTGCTGCTCCACCCTGTCCCAGCTGTGCAGGTGTAACAGGGACCACCTCGGCAGCTAG